One window of Scheffersomyces stipitis CBS 6054 chromosome 1, whole genome shotgun sequence genomic DNA carries:
- a CDS encoding predicted protein, whose protein sequence is MFGISSAIFTKLLGVLKTMAQIGISLGALVLLGLYTYQNTLIYPASLNDGHGHCATPDEYDMPDYDLVNLRTEDGETLQCYSLKHDRTSPDYANKTILILSPNAGNIGHALPIVSIFYRNFGYNVFIYSYRGYGRSTGKASEKGLKIDAQTVMQYLTEEDEQYSQSSLVLYGRSLGGAVAIYIAATMSKSICAVILENTFLSIRKTVPHVFPLLKYFTSFVHQHWDSESLVPLIPASIPVLLLSARKDEIVPPEHMDRINALSKSEDKTFYTFENSAHNDTVIQPEYWNYIQVFIQDKVNPVGY, encoded by the coding sequence ATGTTTGGTATTCTGTCGGCCATCTTTACCAAACTTCTCGGGGTTCTCAAGACGATGGCCCAAATAGGCATCTCGTTAGGGGCTTTAGTTCTCCTAGGACTCTATACTTATCAGAACACATTGATCTATCCAGCCTCTCTCAACGATGGACATGGACATTGCGCCACGCCCGATGAGTACGACATGCCAGATTACGATCTTGTTAACTTGCGTACGGAAGATGGGGAAACTTTGCAATGCTACCTGTTGAAACACGATCGTACTTCTCCAGACTATGCCAACAAAACCATCTTGATACTATCACCCAATGCTGGCAACATTGGCCATGCCTTGCCAATTGTTTCGATATTCTACCGCAACTTCGGATACAATGTCTTTATCTACTCTTACCGTGGATACGGTCGGTCTACGGGCAAAGCTTCCGAAAAAGGCTTGAAGATAGATGCTCAAACGGTGATGCAATATTTGACTGAGGAAGACGAACAGTACCTGCAATCGTCGTTGGTTCTCTACGGTCGTTCATTGGGTGGTGCTGTAGCTATTTATATTGCAGCTACGATGTCGAAATCCATTTGTGCTGTCATCTTGGAGAACACCTTTCTCTCTATTCGTAAAACAGTTCCACATGTATTTCCTTTGCTCAAGTACTTCACCAGTTTCGTACACCAGCATTGGGATCTGGAGTCGCTTGTTCCTCTAATTCCAGCCAGTATACCTGTGTTACTTTTGAGTGCTCGTAAAGACGAAATCGTACCTCCAGAGCATATGGACAGAATCAATGCTTTGCTGAAAAGTGAAGACAAGACCTTCTACACATTTGAAAACTCGGCTCACAATGACACTGTGATCCAGCCCGAATATTGGAACTACATTCAGGTATTTATCCAGGACAAAGTTAACCCTGTGGGGTATTAG
- a CDS encoding predicted protein: protein MNFYSLIIGLFSLLTLSAALANQDNDVDTTTTTNLKPTPTSVWTTQTVGGVTTVFQTVYSQSFMKTFVDANTDDVKSGAIGVGSASNTLGEIRSYQQTTIVEGAAGHAGVYSGAMGALALVLGLKDLTTREVQE from the exons ATGAATTTCTACAGTCTCATCATCGGCTTGTTTTCACTTCTCACCCTTTCAGCTGCACTCGCAAATCAAGATAATGATGTGGataccaccaccaccacaaACTTGAAACCGACGCCTACTTCTGTGTGGACTACCCAGACGGTTGGCGGAGTGACTACAGTTTTCCAAACCGTTTACTCACAGTCGTTCATGAAAACTTTTGTTGATGCCAACACAGACGATGTCAAGTCAGGTGCCATAGGTGTAGGTAGCGCTTCCAACACATTAGGAGAAATCAGAAGTTACCAGCAAACTACGATTGTGGAAGGTGCTGCTGGACATGCTGGTGTTTATTCGGGAGCCATGGGCGCTCTCGCATTGGTGTTGG GTCTAAAGGATTTAACTACCagagaagttcaagagTAA
- a CDS encoding predicted protein, with protein MDRQTLLEQKKKRLQELKQRRLTGSSPDDTSVDSLLQQIEKSKLAKKSVEVGIQVDFSVDVAVLHKHEQSTAKSLNEQFKVEKECTTFDKAIQTTDISETVENENNEKIAYEGQKEELKDKISHIEQERRVTVAEFFDEKKLNESLRESIKILSKLKSVQTVDLKDIRNYAEGAQETIQDKIAAGDSPIQRFILSEGITHKPVSSIDFSSHFPELVVIAYSSKKSTIPQPKGESPGLVIVYSMRENTLFPEFFLHATAPVTVVKFDRTDSRKIIGGLANGKVVIWDLQNRNPTKVIIIPQLSTPVYSPRVNTDDSNVDYVHHVKPIVSLLSINLSGNECIVSFSKDGVVNVWSTSFLAHPKISTLMLQCARDSTGALGTLFPLNISSASLLGDSLQSSKENPEFLNQVVVSSENGKLYLLNNKESDRFIEKVLSPQNFEEPKSHPPNVTAFDILTKGNITYIISACSDWTLRLWSNAKETPLVTIPTNSLPLELAVRPGYLHFATLAIDKRKSLLQYWDLERSVFRPLVEIPLDSGEVLATRIKFNAVGDLIVVGFEDGTTS; from the coding sequence ATGGACAGGCAGACATTATTAGagcagaaaaagaaacgGCTTCAGGAGCTCAAACAGCGAAGGCTTActggttcttctccagacGACACTTCCGTAGATAGTCTTCTACAACAGATCGAAAAACTGAAACTAGCCAAAAAGCTGGTGGAAGTGGGAATACAGGTAGATTTTTCTGTGGACGTGGCTGTTTTACATAAACACGAGCAGCTGACAGCAAAATCCTTAAATGAACAATTCAAGGTTGAAAAGGAATGCACTACGTTTGACAAAGCTATTCAGACTACAGATATCTCAGAAACGGTGGAAAACGAAAATAATGAAAAAATCGCATACGAGGGTCAAAAGGAGGAATTAAAAGATAAGATTTCacatattgaacaagagcGTCGTGTCACTGTTGCAGAATTCTTTgacgagaagaagttgaatgaaCTGCTTAGAGAATCAATCAAAATCCTCAGCAAACTAAAACTGGTGCAGACTGTagacttgaaggatatACGAAATTATGCTGAAGGAGCACAAGAAACTATTCAGGATAAAATTGCAGCAGGAGATCTGCCTATACAGCGATTCATACTATCTGAAGGTATTACCCACAAGCCAGTTTCGTCCATAGACTTTTCATCCCATTTTCCGGAGCTAGTCGTAATTGCATATTCCAGTAAGAAAAGTACGATTCCACAACCGAAAGGCGAAAGTCCCGGGCTAGTAATCGTCTATTCCATGAGGGAAAATACTCTTTTCCCTGAGTTCTTTTTGCATGCTACAGCACCAGTGACAGTTGTCAAGTTTGATAGAACAGATTCAAGAAAAATCATTGGAGGTCTAGCCAATGGGAAAGTGGTGATTTGGGATTTGCAAAATCGAAACCCAACGAAGGTAATTATAATTCCTCAACTTTCAACACCTGTTTACTCTCCCAGGGTGAATACTGATGATTCTAATGTTGACTATGTTCACCATGTAAAACCCATagtttctcttcttctgataaaCCTTTCCGGAAACGAATGTATCGTGTCTTTTTCCAAAGATGGAGTAGTAAATGTGTGGTCGACCAGCTTCTTGGCACATCCCAAGATAAGTACTTTGATGCTTCAGTGTGCAAGAGATTCGACGGGAGCTCTCGGTACTTTATTTCCCTTGAACATCCTGCTGGCTTCATTGCTAGGAGATTCGTTGCAGTCTAGTAAAGAAAATCCTGAATTTTTGAACCAGGTGGTTGTATCATCAGAAAACGGAAAACTCTACCTTTTGAACAATAAGGAAAGTGATCGTTTTATAGAGAAAGTTTTGAGCCCTCAAAACTTTGAAGAACCCAAATCGCACCCTCCGAATGTAACTGCCTTCGACATCTTAACCAAGGGTAATATCACATATATAATTTCTGCATGTCTGGATTGGACACTTCGACTTTGGAGCAATGCCAAAGAAACACCACTAGTAACTATCCCAACCAATTCGTTACCTTTGGAACTTGCAGTTCGGCCAGGATACCTTCATTTCGCTACATTGGCAATTGATAAAAGGAAGTCATTGCTCCAATACTGGGACCTTGAAAGGAGTGTCTTCAGACCACTAGTTGAGATCCCACTAGATTCGGGTGAAGTGTTGGCAACAAGAATCAAATTTAATGCGGTGGGTGATTTAATTGTCGTGGGCTTTGAAGATGGGACAACGAGC
- the BFR2 gene encoding Apoptosis antagonizing transcription factor (involved in protein transport step at the Brefeldin A blocks), whose protein sequence is FPHQSISYNRSMAKKTLAEQIAELTAPKTDFDIEDNDLKQDVFANENEESGASDQEDDSLRNEHYVAVSKSKLREKNSSVNLGKKYNGSVASRSDLYGDGDENDEEDEEDEDDDDEDDDDEDEDEDEDDDELEENEDEENDSDSGGEEESDEETQDLQDKRSRLKSLMSQERSHIVNRLSQSATNDSLKGFAISQQHSTFDKIIDARLKIQKSITNANLLPPNSDTLSNSDISSKKTSKYLSKAKEDVFALLESIMSLRSELLKKDNITAEPVVYNPRKRSLEEFSNTTEKFDSILDKFRSGALTKWSAKVQNASGATAINAGKFKSINQSFEQQVSNNLADMERLVKRTKLNRRQISPLGYEYYKSTKEETGEDDNDNDEEDENPDIPREQTESANKNAEIDEIFDDEDFYRVLLNDLVDKKIQSSDPTSGMTLSLRTAQKAHKMKKNIDTKASKGRKLKFQVQEQIANFETPRESWRWDDNQIDEFFASLLGQKVNMNEIDEQDNEEAESED, encoded by the exons TTTCCACACCAAAGCATTTCATACAATCGAAGCATGGCCAAGAAGACGTTGGCAGAACAGATCGCGGAGTTAACCGCTCCAAAGACAGACTTTGATATAGAAGACAACGATCTTAAGCAGGATGTCTTTGCAAATGAGAACGAAGAGAGCGGAGCCTCCGATCAGGAAGACGACTCTTTGCGGAACGAGCATTACGTGGCGGTTTCAAAGTCGAAGTtgagagaaaagaatagtAGTGTGAATTTGGGCAAGAAGTACAACGGAAGCGTTGCCAGTAGAAGTGACTTATATGGCGATGgagatgaaaatgatgaagaagatgaagaagatgaagacgatgatgatgaagacgatgatgatgaagatgaagatgaagatgaagacgatgatgaacttgaagaaaatgaagacgaagaaaacgaTAGTGATTCTGGA ggagaagaagaatcagacgaagaaaccCAAGACTTGCAAGACAAAAGATCTAGACTTAAGTCGTTAATGtcacaagaaagaagtcaTATTGTCAACAGATTGTCTCAGTCGGCCACCAATGACTCCTTGAAAGGATTTGCCATTTCCCAGCAGCATAGCACCTTTGACAAGATCATCGATGCCAGATTAAAGATTCAGAAGTCCATCACCAACGCCAATTTGTTGCCCCCTAACTCTGATACCTTGTCCAACAGCGATATTTCTAGTAAGAAAACGTCAAAATACTTGCTGAAAGCCAAGGAGGATGTTTTTGCATTACTTGAGAGCATAATGTCTTTAAGATCTGAGCTACTCAAAAAAGACAACATCACCGCAGAGCCTGTAGTCTATAACCCCAGAAAGAGGTCTCTTGAAGAGTTCTCTAACACCACAGAAAAATTTGATAGCATTTTAGACAAGTTCCGTTCTGGAGCATTGACAAAGTGGTCAGCTAAAGTGCAGAATGCCTCTGGAGCCACAGCCATCAATGCTGGAAAGTTCAAGTCTATTAACCAGTCCTTTGAACAACAAGTATCCAACAATTTGGCTGACATGGAACGCTTGGTGAAACGTACAAAGTTAAACAGAAGACAAATATCACCTCTAGGCTACGAATACTATAAATCTACCAAAGAAGAGACTGGAGAGGATGataatgataatgatgaagaagacgaaaacCCAGACATTCCCAGAGAACAAACCGAGTCTGCCAATAAGAATGCCGAAATAGACGAGATctttgatgatgaagattttTACAGAGTGTTGCTTAACGACTTGGTGGATAAGAAGATTCAATCCAGTGATCCTACTTCAGGTATGACGCTTTCATTGAGAACAGCTCAGAAGGCTcacaagatgaaaaagaatatCGACACCAAGGCTTCTAAGGGAAGAAAACTTAAGTTTCAGGTCCAAGAACAGATTGCTAACTTCGAGACTCCCAGAGAAAGCTGGAGATGGGATGATAATCAAATCGATGAGTtttttgcttctttgtTGGGCCAGAAGGTGAACATGAACGAAATTGATGAGCaagacaatgaagaagctgaGAGTGAAGAC
- a CDS encoding predicted protein, whose product MSEELTAQTEELSLESKTVFDNKEEFTAKHPLSNRWTLWYTKPQVNKNENWHDLLKPVITFSSVEEFWGIYNSIPVANQLPLKSDYHLFKEGIRPEWEDEQNAQGGKWQYSFNNKRDAAGVINELWLRGLLSVIGETIEDDENEVNGIVLNIRKQAFRVGIWTKDCDVNKLKTVGERLKKVLQLREEQKVEFISHDASNKKGSASIVL is encoded by the exons A TGTCTGAAGAATTAACTGCTCAAACCGAAGAATTGTCCTTGGAATCCAAGACTGTGTTCGACAACAAGGAAGAATTCACTGCCAAGCACCCATTGAGCAACAGATGGACTTTGTGGTACACCAAGCCTCAAGTTAACAAGAACGAAAACTGGcacgacttgttgaagccTGTGATCACCTTTTCGTCTGTAGAAGAGTTCTGGGGAATTTACAACTCGATTCCAGTAGCCAACCAATTGCCTTTGAAGTCAGACTACCACTTGTTCAAAGAAGGAATCAGACCAGAATGGGAAGACGAACAGAATGCCCAAGGTGGTAAATGGCAATActctttcaacaacaagcgTGACGCTGCTGGCGTCATCAACGAGTTGTGGTTGCGTGGATTGTTGAGTGTCATTGGTGAAACTATcgaagacgacgaaaacGAAGTCAACGGTATCGTGTTAAATATCAGAAAGCAAGCCTTCAGAGTCGGAATCTGGACCAAAGATTGCGACgtcaacaagttgaagaccGTAGGtgaaagattgaagaaggtgttgcaattgagagaagaacaaaaagtCGAGTTCATCTCCCACGATGCATCCAATAAGAAGGGTTCTGCTTCCATTGTCTTGTAA
- a CDS encoding predicted protein codes for MSSNANSQHSTLAKFAFNIYGSLNHATPSYEGSASPSSSYSSSRSKTNEPYNYRFNKLVYNCEREVTTLSQLNYPLSLSNTFQSDQNLSHHVIIGGRNYLKLLALNEDQSRIVQDINVLDQSSIYTHNSRVPSTNKLNNINTVKAQSDTIGCGLSNGLITVYKVGSNGKCRLIHKFSDHKRCINSLDYVGIRNLYDAPTQMISGSQDGSIKLWDMRSSSPRPMLTISSGSHSDPIRSCQYSPHSQGRNKLVVLSVHDSGALCKFDLRLSNGHGPERKWNIHTGPALSLHIHPEKEYVVTGGRDQKICVFNYGDSQISNRITPDEMINTYGPVMKVRWCLYPDASTSQFGEPLDTFQQSNDFNSSSLYSYDLACSYLNDDSTVAIYNLNRKFIPKEVITTSSNKPIQNFIWANNPGSSRKIWTITKSNVFSSYDLDMHDSLLESEISKPLDELANVTVDWNNGFGDLCLANQEKYEFEITEVESQASDNDMGDIDTEYSSRYERSNSNSVIDESSLIGSSSAEKPPLFRSSTHYSMHMAKSPSPVPRRGSTSFAAHSESQPNLSNMQGLSMSRPKLTRNLSQATEDSSISIGSAPQSNIHLKSKRSFQVSYASPYLVPVSLPLSLNDENVFEILSNNYLISIPDGFTLVDVCLLNASVAASVQRFRECQIWRVLAVSLEEDYVQIDNTTFLSDPELEHNETNQDEKIDDQKDAKSISSDLGNFVGSYNSNSTSTTNYGGLGSLSAKDTTKANNSNNLMDMINRSRVNSMNHLQSISPSGSHTFIRNAIHENKSNENAIVDDDETDAAVHGTEGRIGTSHVSEDLDNENLNILNNAVLNSSPNSAMTTPHPQSNSPNYSNFFSLPKLSSTFMSPIYDEFAEKQEQPRSLKAESLLNNDVSDRTTTKSELTKAIKEEVDNSSGAPLKKAWKSSSLLEKALAHASNEGDIILCSTLSLLFYDSFKQVIPQSSCLDWLGLYIEILQRKRLFVNAIHVVNNAPDDVRSKLKNLTSGDVDLRFFCCWCQKLLVNEKSKEKLKNDVNADFGYWYCDECSQKQSNCIYCNEPCKGLTVVVSLKCGHRGHFGCLREWFIEDENNECPGGCDYSVV; via the exons ATGTCGTCCAATGCCAATTCGCAGCATCTGACCTTGGCAAAGTTTGCTTTCAACATCTACGGATCGTTGAATCACGCCACTCCCAGCTACGAAGGACTGGCATCCCCCTCTCTGTCGTACAGTTCTTCACGATCGAAGACCAATGAGCCTTACAACTAcagattcaacaaattggtGTACAATTGTGAGCGTGAAGTTACCACACTATCGCAACTTAACTATCCACTTTCGTTGTCGAATACTTTCCAATCGGACCAGAACTTGTCACATCATGTAATCATCGGTGGTAGAaactacttgaagttgctaGCCTTGAACGAAGACCAGTCGCGAATTGTCCAAGACATCAATGTTCTTGATCAGAGCTCGATATACACCCACAATTCACGTGTGCCGTCCacaaacaagttgaacaacatcaacaccGTCAAGGCGCAGTCAGACACCATAGGCTGTGGGTTATCCAATGGACTTATCACTGTGTATAAGGTAGGCTCCAACGGTAAGTGCAGACTCATCCACAAGTTTTCGGACCACAAACGTTGCATAAATTCTCTAGATTATGTGGGTATTAGGAATTTGTATGATGCACCGACCCAGATGATATCTGGATCGCAGGATGGTTCTATAAAGCTTTGGGACATGCGACTGTCTTCTCCCAGACCTATGCTTACGATATCTTCAGGCAGCCATCTGGATCCCATTCGTTCATGCCAATACTCTCCCCATTCACAGGGCCGTAACAAACTTGTAGTTCTCTCTGTCCACGACTCGGGAGCGTTGTGTAAATTCGATTTACGACT TAGTAATGGCCATGGCCCAGAGAGAAAATGGAATATCCATACTGGTCCAGCATTGTCATTACACATCCATCCCGAAAAGGAGTACGTTGTTACAGGAGGTAGAGACCAGAAGATTTGTGTGTTCAACTACGGCGATTCTCAGATATCCAATAGAATTACACCAGACGAGATGATTAACACTTATGGTCCTGTAATGAAGGTACGATGGTGTCTATATCCCGATGCATCAACATCACAGTTTGGTGAACCTCTCGATACGTTCCAGCAATCTAACGACTTCAACAG CAGTTCTCTATATAGCTACGACTTGGCTTGTCTGTACTTGAACGATGACTCTACTGTAGCCATTTACAATCTCAACAGGAAGTTCATTCCTAAGGAGGTGATCACCACGTCATCTAATAAGCCTATTCAGAACTTCATCTGGGCTAACAACCCAGGATCGTCGCGTAAGATCTGGACCATAACAAAGTCTAACGTGTTTTCCAGTTATGATCTAGATATGCACGACAGCCTTCTCGAGTCTGAAATTTCCAAACCTTTGGACGAACTCGCTAATGTCACTGTAGACTGGAACAATGGATTTGGCGATCTCTGCTTAGCCAACCAGGAAAAATATGAGTTTGAAATCACAGAAGTAGAATCACAGGCAAGCGACAACGACATGGGTGACATAGATACAGAGTATTCGTCCAGATATGAAAGAAGCAACTCTAACAGTGTCATTGATGAAA GCTCATTGATAGGGTCGTCTTCGGCAGAAAAGCCTCCTCTTTTCAGATCAAGCACTCATTACTCGATGCACATGGCCAAATCGCCATCTCCAGTACCTCGTAGAGGTTCCACATCATTTGCTGCTCATTCAGAATCCCAGCCAAATCTTTCTAATATGCAAGGTTTATCGATGTCAAGGCCAAAACTTACACGTAATCTTTCGCAGGCTACCGAAGACTCGAGTATATCTATCGGTTCGGCCCCACAGTCAAATATCCACTTAAAGCTGAAACGTTCATTTCAAGTTAGCTATGCTTCACCATATTTGGTGCCCGTGTCGTTACCGTTGTCTCTCAACGACGAAAACGTGTTCGAGATTCTCTCAAATAACTACTTGATATCCATTCCAGATGGGTTTACTTTAGTAGACGTATGTTTATTGAATGCCAGTGTTGCAGCCAGTGTACAACGGTTTCGTGAATGTCAAATCTGGCGAGTATTGGCTGTAAGCTTAGAGGAGGATTATGTTCAAATTGACAACACTACATTCTTGAGTGATCCAGAATTGGAGCATAATGAAACTAACCAAGATGAAAAGATCGACGATCAGAAAGATGCTAAATCCATACTGTCAGATTTGGGCAACTTTGTAGGGTCATATAATTCGAATTCAACCCTGACCACTAACTACGGAGGGTTGGGTAGTCTCAGTGCTAAAGATACCA CAAAGGCaaacaattccaacaatctCATGGATATGATCAACCGAAGCAGAGTGAACAGTATGAACCATCTTCAAAGCATAAGCCCATCTGGGTCCCATACATTTATCCGCAATGCTATCCATGAAAACAAAAGCAACGAAAACGCAATTGTAGACGATGACGAAACTGACGCAGCAGTACATGGAACTGAAG GACGAATCGGAACTTCTCACgtttctgaagatttgGACAACGAGAATCTTAACATTCTCAACAATGCTGTTCTCAACTCGAGTCCAAACTCAGCTATGACGACTCCTCATCCGCAATCAAATAGTCCCAACTATTCAAACTTTTTTTCACT ACCTAAGTTGTCGTCTACATTCATGTCTCCTATTTATGATGAATTTGCTGAAAAACAGGAACAACCGCGTAGCTTGAAGGCCGAgtccttgttgaacaacgaTGTCTCTGATAGAACTACAACGAAGTCTGAGCTTACTAAGGCaattaaagaagaagtagataaTTCCAGTGGGGCCCCGCTAAAGAAAGCTTGGAAGTCGCTGAGCTTATTGGAAAAAGCATTAGCGCATGCTTCGAACGAGGGGGATATTATTCTTTGCTCTACACTTTCACTCTTGTTTTACGACTCGTTCAAGCAGGTAATCCCCCAATCGTCCTGTTTGGATTGGTTAGGGCTCTACATTGAAATCCTACAAAGAAAAAGGTTGTTTGTCAATGCTATTCACGTTGTCAATAATGCTCCTGATGACGTTAGAAGcaagttgaaaaacttgACCTCTGGCGATGTGGATCTCcgtttcttctgttgctggtgcCAGAAACTCTTGGTTAATGAAAAGTCCAaggagaaattgaaaaatgatgTCAATGCAGACTTCGGCTATTGGTACTGTGACGAGTGTAGTCAGAAGCAACTGAATTGTATCTATTGCAACGAGCCTTGTAAGGGATTGACGGTAGTTGTTAGTCTTAAGTGTGGCCACAGAGGACATTTTGGATGTTTGAGAGAATGGTTCATTGAGGACGAGAATAATGAATGTCCGGGTGGCTGTGATTACAGTGTAGTATAG
- a CDS encoding predicted protein, translated as MSNEFDIDDILQEFDQRSKFAPKKSQKSARSTSSSQTIYNELTTAMLNERMAPELLPYKHELLRNVLDQISNQQQYLLDSHEYGDMNAQTGIVSGDFKLQLMIIETDIERINYLVRLYLRARLSKISKFTIHYIKTTVDESTESLSESKSLLSPEETEYMTKHFKILTDLYNNSFLKKMPDHLRLLDNESSGENMVVAPDVNEPVFIKCITKDLITVPLGDGDELELEENGIYVVKYRLIQKYVSIGDVVLI; from the coding sequence ATGAGTAACGAATTCGACATAGACGACATTCTCCAGGAGTTTGACCAGAGGTCGAAgtttgcacccaaaaaaTCTCAGAAATCGGCTAGATCGACATCTTCCTCGCAGACCATCTACAATGAGTTAACCACCGCAATGTTGAACGAACGTATGGCTCCAGAGCTATTGCCATACAAACACGAATTGCTCAGGAACGTGTTAGATCAGATTTCCAACCAGCAGCAGTATTTGCTAGACTCACACGAGTACGGAGATATGAACGCCCAGACTGGGATCGTCTCAGGAGACTTCAAATTGCAATTAATGATTATAGAAACAGATATAGAACGCATAAACTATTTGGTGCGACTTTATCTTCGGGCAAGATTGTCAAAAATCAGTAAGTTCACTATCCACTACATCAAGACGACAGTTGACGAGCTGACTGAGTCATTATCCGAGTCCAAGTCGTTGCTTTCTCCAGAGGAAACAGAGTATATGACTAAGcatttcaagattcttaCCGATTTGTACAATAAcagtttcttgaagaagatgccCGACCATCTTCGTCTACTCGATAATGAGAGTAGTGGTGAAAATATGGTTGTAGCTCCTGATGTTAACGAGCCAGTGTTCATCAAATGCATAACCAAAGACTTGATTACAGTACCGTTGGGTGACGGAGATGAGTTGGAActcgaagaaaatggcatCTATGTCGTCAAATACAGATTGATTCAAAAGTACGTCAGCATTGGTGATGTCGTGTTGATATGA
- a CDS encoding predicted protein: MNENKYKYRVEIQQMMFVSGESNDPPIETTSLIEDIVRGQVIEILVQATKTAALRGTKSIAPEDVIFMIRHDKAKVNRLRTYLSWKDVRKNAKDQEGGGTESLIENDAAAGGAAGGGVPANDSSKMLSRYKKSKIRLPWELQFMFSEQHLETAEEAEQVDDEEKAATIASLKRLKMADDRTKNMTKEEYVHWSECRQASFTFRKAKRFREWASMTQLCDSRPNDDVIDILGFLTFEIVCSLTEEAMQIKNSEEKLNQIKSEKEKRQNPGQQTQKKRKYLFDKPDELANPVMPYHIEEAWRRLQSIDFKHKAARNFGGGLVKTRTRLI; encoded by the coding sequence ATGAACGAgaacaagtacaagtatAGGGTTGAGATTCAGCAGATGATGTTTGTCTCTGGAGAGTCCAACGATCCACCTATAGAGACGACATCGTTGATAGAGGACATTGTACGAGGTCAAGTGATTGAGATTCTCGTTCAGGCTACCAAGACTGCTGCGTTGCGTGGAACGAAATCGATTGCACCAGAAGATGTGATTTTCATGATAAGACACGATAAGGCCAAGGTGAACCGATTAAGAACGTATTTGTCATGGAAGGATGTTCGTAAGAATGCCAAAGACCAAGAAGGAGGTGGAACTGAATCATTGATAGAAAACGATGCTGCAGCCGGAGGTGCTGCTGGAGGAGGAGTTCCAGCTAATGACTCCTCCAAGATGTTGTCACGTtacaagaaatcaaaaatcaGACTTCCGTGGGAACTCCAATTCATGTTTAGCGAACAACATCTTGAAACAGCCGAGGAGGCAGAACAAgtagatgatgaagaaaaggctGCTACCATAGCGTCgttgaaaagattgaagatgGCAGATGATAGAACTAAGAACATGACCAAGGAAGAGTATGTCCATTGGTCCGAATGTAGACAAGCTTCGTTTACGTTCAGAAAGGCGAAGAGATTCAGAGAATGGGCACTGATGACTCAGTTATGCGATTCTAGACCCAATGACGATGTCATCGATATTCTCGGtttcttgacttttgaAATAGTCTGTTCTTTAACAGAAGAAGCGATGCAAATCAAGAACTCCGAGGAAAAACTCAACCAAATCAAGTCCGAGAAAGAAAAGCGTCAGAATCCAGGACAACAGACccaaaagaagagaaagtacTTGTTTGACAAGCCTGACGAATTAGCAAATCCTGTGATGCCATACCACATCGAAGAAGCCTGGAGAAGACTACAATCTATAGATTTCAAACACAAGGCTGCTAGAAATTTTGGTGGAGGTCTTGTCAAGACCAGAACTAGATTGATCTAA